The following proteins are co-located in the Acinetobacter sp. NCu2D-2 genome:
- a CDS encoding OsmC family protein codes for MGIVATAKVHSLETPWQGEVSHGKHHYMTDKPASFGGQDGGPATYDFLIAGLISCTMITLRMYAKHKEIELGEFEVEAEFHANREGEEWIERRLHFKTAHEPTLKDKILAICQKTPVTKTLLRSVEIKTSLIE; via the coding sequence ATGGGAATTGTTGCAACAGCCAAAGTACATAGTTTAGAAACACCATGGCAGGGTGAAGTTTCACATGGTAAACATCATTATATGACCGATAAGCCAGCGTCTTTTGGCGGACAAGATGGTGGACCTGCCACATATGATTTTTTAATCGCAGGATTAATTTCATGTACCATGATTACACTCAGAATGTATGCCAAGCATAAAGAAATTGAGCTGGGTGAATTTGAGGTCGAGGCAGAATTTCATGCTAACAGAGAAGGTGAGGAATGGATTGAGCGTCGTCTGCATTTTAAAACAGCACATGAGCCTACGTTAAAAGATAAAATTTTAGCGATTTGCCAAAAGACACCTGTGACCAAAACGCTTCTACGCAGTGTTGAGATCAAAACCAGTCTGATTGAATGA
- the phoR gene encoding phosphate regulon sensor histidine kinase PhoR, protein MYEPYPVPELAREHKQFRYSSLWDFAKQDLRLLALFLVIACFIGYGIGYFWVCIVLAFVAFFATQMRSLYLVNEWISNRPYDVPPNINGIWGALLFNVYRAQRQERIVQAEMMALIDRAQSSLIALQEAVVLIDENQQIEWWNPASEQLLGISENDKARNILTLLRQPSFVEYYNDIDASPDGLKMKSSMFEDHYVQIKMTRFGGESRLLVAYDITRMHNLEQMRKDFVDNISHELRTPLTVLSGYIETFTDQEDISPRWKRAFDQMQSQTRRMNALVNDLLLLSRLENEKKIAKNQIIDMPNLMNQLFDDAQAYNVDYGHTLNLDIDSHCDLIGSDTELASAFSNLISNAIKYTPKGGTITMGWHDTGDTAYFVVEDTGIGIDPKHLPRLTERFYRVDSDRSRRTGGTGLGLAIVKHVLMQHQAYLEIDSKENQGSTFKVIFPKERLSFPD, encoded by the coding sequence ATGTATGAACCCTACCCCGTCCCCGAACTTGCTCGCGAACATAAACAATTTCGCTATAGCAGCTTGTGGGATTTTGCCAAACAGGATTTACGCTTACTGGCGTTATTCTTAGTCATTGCCTGCTTTATTGGCTATGGCATTGGTTATTTTTGGGTCTGCATCGTATTGGCTTTCGTGGCGTTCTTTGCTACACAAATGCGTTCACTGTATTTGGTCAATGAATGGATTTCCAATCGTCCTTATGATGTTCCACCCAACATCAATGGCATTTGGGGTGCATTGCTCTTTAACGTTTATCGTGCACAGCGCCAAGAACGCATTGTTCAGGCAGAAATGATGGCTTTAATTGACCGTGCTCAATCTTCATTAATTGCCTTGCAAGAAGCAGTTGTGTTGATTGATGAAAATCAACAAATTGAATGGTGGAATCCAGCGTCAGAACAGTTACTCGGCATTTCAGAAAATGACAAAGCTCGTAATATCTTAACCTTATTACGTCAGCCAAGCTTTGTTGAGTATTACAACGATATTGATGCTTCACCCGATGGTCTAAAGATGAAATCTTCAATGTTTGAAGATCATTATGTGCAAATCAAAATGACCCGCTTTGGTGGGGAAAGCCGTTTATTGGTCGCTTATGACATTACGCGGATGCATAACCTCGAGCAAATGCGTAAAGACTTTGTCGACAATATTTCGCATGAACTACGCACACCGCTGACCGTGCTGAGTGGCTATATTGAAACCTTTACCGACCAAGAAGATATAAGCCCACGCTGGAAGCGTGCTTTTGATCAAATGCAATCGCAAACGCGTCGTATGAATGCCTTGGTCAATGACTTACTACTCTTGTCGCGTTTAGAAAACGAAAAGAAAATTGCCAAAAACCAAATTATCGACATGCCAAATTTGATGAACCAATTGTTCGATGATGCACAGGCCTATAACGTCGATTATGGTCATACGCTTAATTTAGACATCGACAGCCACTGCGATTTGATCGGTTCAGATACAGAGCTTGCCAGTGCCTTTAGCAACCTGATTTCCAACGCCATCAAATACACACCTAAAGGTGGGACGATCACTATGGGTTGGCACGATACAGGAGATACTGCTTATTTTGTGGTTGAAGACACAGGAATCGGTATTGACCCTAAACATCTGCCCCGTTTGACTGAACGTTTTTATCGAGTTGATTCAGACCGTAGTCGTCGTACAGGTGGTACAGGTTTGGGCTTAGCCATTGTCAAACATGTGCTGATGCAGCATCAAGCCTATTTAGAAATTGACTCAAAAGAAAATCAAGGCTCAACCTTTAAAGTAATTTTCCCTAAAGAGCGCTTAAGTTTTCCTGACTAA
- the phoB gene encoding phosphate regulon transcriptional regulator PhoB: MKDDYILIVDDELPIREMIHTSLDMAGFQCLQAEDAKQAHQMIVDQRPALILLDWMMPGGVSGVDLCRRLKRDENLSEIPVIMLTARAEEDHKVQGLDAGADDYMTKPFSTRELVSRIKAVLRRANAMNGEKTIDANGLVLDPVSQRVSFANNILDMGPTEYRLLAFFMTHPERAYTRAQLLDQVWGVNVYIEDRTIDVHIRRLRKVLEPYNADRYVQTVRGTGYRFSTRADAALG; the protein is encoded by the coding sequence GTGAAAGATGACTATATTTTAATCGTCGATGACGAACTCCCGATTCGGGAAATGATCCATACGTCTTTAGATATGGCAGGTTTTCAGTGCCTACAAGCTGAAGATGCAAAACAAGCCCATCAAATGATTGTCGACCAACGTCCAGCTTTAATTTTACTGGACTGGATGATGCCGGGTGGTGTTAGCGGTGTAGATCTTTGCCGTCGTTTAAAACGCGATGAAAACCTCTCTGAAATTCCAGTGATTATGCTGACCGCTCGTGCAGAAGAAGACCATAAAGTTCAAGGTCTGGATGCCGGTGCAGACGACTACATGACCAAACCTTTTTCAACACGTGAATTGGTCTCGCGCATTAAAGCAGTATTACGCCGTGCCAATGCCATGAACGGTGAAAAAACCATTGATGCCAATGGCTTGGTGTTGGATCCTGTCAGCCAACGTGTGAGTTTTGCCAACAATATTTTAGATATGGGACCGACAGAATACCGTCTTTTGGCTTTCTTTATGACCCATCCAGAACGTGCTTATACACGCGCACAATTGCTTGACCAAGTTTGGGGTGTCAACGTATATATTGAAGACCGTACGATTGATGTGCATATTCGTCGCCTACGTAAGGTTTTAGAACCGTATAATGCTGACCGTTATGTGCAAACTGTACGTGGTACAGGTTATCGCTTCTCAACACGTGCTGATGCTGCGCTCGGCTAA
- a CDS encoding GGDEF domain-containing protein, producing MSIFGPYKTLNASLKTFKNKNSQLLKLSECNLKTRQLIEQCLVNRKAPIPTQFESYFHQFLYDRHRGELRRFNYLAQIAFLLYFFADIFIIPDMTMISGISRIVMILVGLAGCYYLFKYQKDIRILDLILPVGTAICAATWIALLVFSQSPHVNIYIYASLIFILVANLGVQTQFKHALYSSIFIGLFMMIGVSMLMTASQAFVFAVVSIPIWLFSLYINWNNLLNTRLSFLRTLLDEWNYHTLKNLAHTDDLTQLCNRRHFVDVAEQSIQQWPRAASSCLLMFDVDHFKAINDTYGHDLGDRVLQIIADTARKEMRQSDLLARFGGEEFVVLLNDTQIQDAIVIAERLRSSIQKQYLYETPERSLRFTISVGLAELESPLQNLDDLIKKADIALYAAKASGRNRVEVYHPNMLQNNSSAPSKAWIAKRYSTAPVLIHPQKSENSWSIL from the coding sequence ATGTCCATCTTTGGTCCATATAAGACCTTAAATGCTTCCTTAAAAACTTTTAAAAATAAAAACTCCCAACTGCTGAAACTTTCTGAATGTAACTTAAAAACCCGTCAGCTGATTGAACAATGTTTGGTAAATCGAAAAGCACCTATTCCAACACAATTTGAATCGTATTTTCATCAGTTTTTATATGACCGTCATCGCGGTGAACTTCGACGCTTCAACTATTTGGCACAAATCGCTTTTTTACTGTATTTCTTTGCCGATATTTTCATTATTCCTGATATGACCATGATCTCAGGCATCTCTCGAATTGTCATGATTTTAGTCGGTTTGGCTGGTTGCTATTATCTATTTAAATATCAAAAAGATATTCGAATACTCGATTTGATTCTGCCTGTTGGTACAGCCATTTGTGCCGCGACTTGGATTGCCCTGCTGGTCTTTTCACAAAGTCCGCACGTCAATATTTATATTTACGCTTCTTTAATTTTTATCTTGGTGGCAAATTTAGGCGTACAAACCCAATTTAAACACGCGCTATACAGTTCTATTTTCATTGGCTTATTTATGATGATTGGCGTAAGTATGCTCATGACAGCATCTCAAGCCTTTGTCTTTGCAGTGGTTTCAATTCCGATCTGGTTATTTAGCCTATATATCAACTGGAATAATTTGCTTAATACACGGCTTTCATTTTTAAGAACTTTATTGGATGAGTGGAACTATCACACCCTCAAAAATTTAGCGCATACCGATGATCTGACACAGCTATGTAATCGTCGTCATTTTGTCGATGTGGCTGAACAATCCATTCAGCAATGGCCACGCGCTGCAAGTAGTTGCCTTCTGATGTTCGATGTCGATCATTTCAAAGCGATTAATGATACCTATGGACACGATTTAGGGGATCGTGTTTTACAGATAATTGCGGATACTGCTCGAAAGGAAATGCGTCAAAGTGATCTACTGGCTCGGTTTGGTGGCGAGGAATTTGTGGTTCTCCTCAATGACACTCAAATACAGGATGCCATCGTGATAGCGGAGCGTTTACGCAGTTCTATTCAAAAACAGTATTTATATGAAACTCCTGAACGCAGCTTACGTTTTACCATTTCTGTCGGTTTAGCGGAGCTCGAATCCCCTTTGCAAAACCTAGATGATTTGATTAAAAAAGCAGACATTGCACTGTATGCAGCGAAAGCATCTGGACGTAATCGGGTTGAGGTTTACCATCCCAATATGCTACAGAACAACTCGAGTGCACCTTCGAAAGCGTGGATTGCCAAACGCTATAGCACAGCACCTGTCTTAATCCATCCACAAAAATCAGAAAACTCTTGGTCAATTCTTTAA
- a CDS encoding SDR family NAD(P)-dependent oxidoreductase — MKEFNNKVAAITGAGSGIGQQLAVLLAKQGCHLALSDVNEKGLADTVALVKETGVRVTSLKVDVAKLEEVRAWAAKVEQEHGSVNMIFNNAGVALGSTVEGASYEELEWIVNINFWGVVYGTKEFLPLIKKTGDGHIINISSLFGLTAQPTQSAYNATKFAVRGFTEALRQELDMENCGVSALCVHPGGIRTNIANAAKMNDSLRSLGMNPEKSAKSFNKLLRCPPEEAARQILEAVQKDKRRLLIGNDAKAIDLMQRILPTGYQKVVALATKLTQKA; from the coding sequence ATGAAAGAATTCAATAACAAAGTCGCAGCAATCACAGGTGCAGGTTCAGGTATTGGTCAGCAACTTGCTGTACTTCTTGCAAAACAAGGCTGTCATTTGGCATTAAGTGATGTCAATGAAAAAGGGCTCGCGGACACTGTGGCACTGGTTAAAGAAACAGGCGTACGTGTAACAAGCCTAAAAGTTGATGTAGCGAAGCTCGAAGAAGTGCGTGCATGGGCAGCCAAAGTTGAACAGGAGCATGGCAGTGTCAACATGATCTTTAATAATGCAGGTGTTGCATTGGGTTCAACAGTTGAAGGTGCTTCTTACGAAGAACTGGAATGGATTGTAAATATTAACTTCTGGGGCGTTGTTTACGGTACCAAAGAGTTCCTGCCTTTAATCAAGAAAACAGGCGATGGTCATATCATCAATATTTCCAGTCTTTTTGGTTTAACTGCACAGCCAACTCAATCGGCCTATAACGCGACTAAATTTGCGGTACGTGGTTTTACCGAAGCATTACGTCAAGAATTAGATATGGAAAACTGTGGCGTGAGTGCACTTTGCGTTCACCCAGGCGGTATCCGTACCAATATTGCCAATGCTGCGAAAATGAATGATAGCTTACGCAGTTTGGGGATGAATCCAGAAAAATCAGCGAAAAGTTTTAATAAGTTATTACGTTGCCCACCAGAAGAAGCAGCACGTCAAATCCTAGAAGCGGTGCAAAAAGACAAACGCCGTCTTTTGATTGGCAATGATGCGAAAGCCATTGATTTGATGCAGCGGATTTTACCGACGGGCTATCAAAAAGTGGTTGCATTGGCAACCAAGCTCACGCAAAAAGCATAA
- a CDS encoding IS5 family transposase (programmed frameshift): protein MKYENLTRFNDGEFKRLVGVPRPLFLKMVSVLQHAELAKKKSGRPHSLCLEDQLLLTLNYLRCYRTQIELSADYNLAESNVNRTIQKVEKALIQSRIFALPKRNQKFSEEDYVIVDVTESQIERPKKTQRKFYSGKKKKHTLKTQVIFNPKLKQIVSIQIEDGRKHDLTIARKYLKEMVIYPCIMADLAYKGFHQIKSKLLIPIKKPKNLSLPQIAKQINQEISRRRITIEHINGKLKHFRILTERYRNRRKRFGLRMNLIAGMVNWMLLN, encoded by the exons ATGAAATATGAAAATTTAACTAGATTTAATGATGGGGAATTTAAACGACTTGTTGGCGTTCCTCGTCCATTATTCTTAAAAATGGTATCAGTGTTACAACACGCTGAACTTGCCAAGAAAAAATCTGGAAGACCTCATTCGTTGTGTTTAGAGGATCAATTGTTGTTAACTTTAAATTACTTACGCTGTTATAGAACTCAAATTGAGTTATCCGCCGACTATAACCTAGCTGAAAGTAATGTGAATCGTACGATTCAGAAAGTTGAAAAGGCTCTGATTCAATCACGGATTTTCGCATTGCCTAAAAGGAATCAAAAGTTTAGTGAGGAGGATTATGTAATCGTTGATGTCACTGAGTCACAGATTGAGCGTCCCAAAAAAAC ACAAAGAAAATTCTATAGCGGTAAAAAGAAGAAACATACGCTAAAAACACAGGTCATTTTTAACCCAAAATTAAAGCAAATTGTAAGTATACAGATTGAAGATGGCAGAAAACACGATCTGACGATTGCGCGTAAGTATTTGAAGGAGATGGTCATTTATCCTTGTATCATGGCAGATTTAGCCTATAAAGGATTTCATCAGATTAAGAGTAAGTTACTCATTCCCATCAAGAAACCTAAGAATTTATCATTACCCCAAATAGCAAAACAGATCAACCAAGAAATCAGTCGGCGTAGGATCACAATTGAACATATCAACGGCAAACTTAAACATTTTCGGATATTAACAGAACGCTATAGAAATAGACGGAAACGCTTTGGTCTAAGAATGAATTTAATTGCTGGAATGGTGAATTGGATGCTCTTAAATTAA
- a CDS encoding pirin family protein, whose translation MSHNNDSELSHSDDCEKYVNQFIQEFTLRRAEIGQGTVIKRALPSRHKRMIGAWCFLDHAGPVTFPQGDGLDVGPHPHIGLQTFTWMIEGTMMHTDSLGSEQLIRPKQVNLMTAGYGISHTEVAPDTETKMHAAQLWIALPDDKINMAPAFDHYPELPVVQDQGIEFTVLVGEYLNTTSPVKVHTELLGVDLFAAESTHARLPLNPKFEYGFMALEGTASINGHELTEDNMVILEPGLKHVDVDLHAGGRVLLLGGEPFESPILLWWNFVGRTTEELRTARDQWIAEHERFGSIPSYVGPRLEAPAFPDSMRASK comes from the coding sequence ATGTCACATAATAACGATAGCGAATTATCTCACTCTGACGATTGCGAAAAATACGTCAATCAATTTATTCAAGAATTTACCTTGCGACGCGCAGAAATCGGTCAAGGGACGGTGATTAAACGTGCGCTACCGAGTCGCCATAAACGTATGATTGGTGCGTGGTGCTTTTTAGATCATGCAGGACCTGTGACCTTCCCTCAAGGTGATGGCCTTGATGTAGGACCACATCCACATATTGGTTTGCAAACCTTTACGTGGATGATTGAAGGCACGATGATGCACACCGACAGCTTAGGTTCAGAACAGTTAATTCGTCCGAAACAGGTTAATTTAATGACTGCTGGTTATGGTATTTCTCATACCGAAGTTGCGCCTGATACAGAAACGAAGATGCATGCTGCACAGCTTTGGATTGCTTTGCCTGATGATAAAATCAATATGGCACCAGCCTTTGATCATTATCCTGAACTACCTGTGGTACAAGATCAGGGCATTGAATTTACAGTTTTGGTTGGTGAATACTTAAATACAACATCACCTGTTAAAGTCCATACTGAGCTGCTGGGTGTTGATTTATTTGCTGCAGAAAGTACGCATGCCCGATTGCCTTTAAACCCAAAATTTGAATACGGTTTTATGGCACTGGAGGGCACTGCCAGTATTAATGGGCATGAATTGACTGAAGATAATATGGTCATTCTTGAGCCAGGTTTAAAACATGTCGATGTGGATCTACATGCAGGTGGTCGTGTTCTATTGCTGGGCGGTGAGCCGTTTGAAAGTCCAATTTTGCTGTGGTGGAACTTTGTTGGACGTACCACAGAGGAACTCAGAACCGCACGTGATCAATGGATAGCAGAACATGAACGTTTTGGCTCAATTCCAAGTTATGTCGGACCACGCTTAGAAGCACCAGCATTTCCTGACAGTATGCGCGCCTCAAAATAA
- a CDS encoding glutathione S-transferase, giving the protein MRVLHHLEQSRSFRILWALEELELDYELKFYKRLPSFAAPKSLKEIHPLGKAPILVDDDQVIAESAVILDYLQETYDTALEFQPLNTTSKQQYRYWMHYAEGSLMPLLVMHLVMDKVSAQVPFLIKPIAKKMTKGVQSQFVGPRLKDHIDYIEGYLAQHEYFSGRFSFADIQMSFPLEAIQSRLGHDYPAIQSYLDRLAHRPAFFRAKAKEQTLK; this is encoded by the coding sequence ATGCGTGTTTTACATCATTTAGAACAATCCCGATCTTTCCGCATCTTATGGGCTTTAGAAGAGCTTGAACTGGATTATGAGCTGAAGTTTTATAAGCGACTGCCGAGCTTTGCGGCACCGAAAAGCTTGAAAGAAATTCATCCTTTGGGTAAAGCTCCCATTCTTGTTGATGATGACCAAGTCATCGCAGAGTCCGCAGTTATCTTGGATTATCTACAAGAGACTTATGATACAGCACTCGAGTTTCAGCCCCTCAATACGACATCAAAGCAGCAGTATCGCTATTGGATGCATTATGCAGAAGGCTCATTAATGCCTTTGTTAGTGATGCATTTGGTGATGGATAAAGTCTCTGCACAAGTCCCTTTTTTAATTAAACCGATTGCCAAGAAAATGACTAAAGGGGTGCAATCTCAATTTGTCGGCCCGCGTCTGAAAGATCATATTGACTACATAGAGGGCTACTTAGCTCAGCATGAATATTTTTCAGGTCGCTTTAGCTTTGCCGATATTCAAATGAGCTTTCCTTTAGAAGCAATTCAATCACGCTTAGGTCATGATTATCCTGCTATTCAGTCTTATTTAGATCGCTTGGCACATCGGCCAGCTTTTTTTAGGGCTAAAGCTAAAGAGCAGACACTGAAATAA
- a CDS encoding GGDEF domain-containing protein, with the protein MDALKLTFARDLLITSLLISTVLFVGVYFNSHGDAYQMLLFSLIYLPILVFSVYISWNSTLKSRVVFLHHTLNDYNRRAFEKLAHTDALTGLNNRRYFEYLAKQHLEQQLENPTPTTLLVFDVDHFKKINDTYGHDVGDQVIQMIANIASQEMRHTDVLARYGGEEFIALLPHTHLDDALRIGERLRQKIENTVVELDHRVQLRFTISIGATILESCDIDLNHFVKQADLALYQAKANGRNRVEQYDHSMDSLALKHMKHTWQMEERKLVQE; encoded by the coding sequence TTGGATGCTCTTAAATTAACTTTCGCAAGAGATCTACTGATCACCTCACTTTTAATTAGCACTGTACTTTTTGTCGGTGTTTACTTTAATAGTCATGGCGATGCCTATCAGATGCTGCTCTTTTCGCTGATTTATCTGCCGATTTTGGTCTTTAGTGTGTACATCAGTTGGAATTCAACACTGAAATCACGGGTTGTGTTTTTGCATCATACTTTAAATGATTATAACCGCCGTGCTTTTGAGAAACTGGCACATACCGATGCATTAACAGGGCTCAATAATAGACGCTATTTTGAGTATTTGGCAAAGCAGCATCTCGAACAACAATTAGAAAATCCAACACCAACGACGCTTTTAGTTTTTGATGTTGATCATTTTAAAAAGATTAATGATACCTATGGACATGATGTCGGTGATCAAGTCATTCAGATGATTGCCAATATTGCCAGTCAAGAAATGCGGCATACCGATGTCTTGGCGCGTTATGGCGGTGAGGAGTTTATTGCTTTACTTCCGCATACGCATTTGGATGATGCGCTCAGAATCGGTGAGCGTTTACGTCAAAAAATTGAAAATACAGTGGTTGAGCTGGATCATCGCGTACAGCTTCGCTTCACTATTTCAATTGGTGCAACGATTTTAGAAAGCTGTGACATTGATTTAAATCATTTTGTGAAACAAGCGGATCTTGCACTGTATCAAGCCAAAGCGAATGGTCGAAACCGTGTTGAACAATATGACCACAGTATGGATTCCTTAGCACTCAAGCACATGAAACATACTTGGCAAATGGAAGAGCGGAAGTTGGTTCAGGAATAA
- the guaA gene encoding glutamine-hydrolyzing GMP synthase — protein sequence MTTNTQITEDRILILDFGSQYSQLIARRVREAGVYSEMFAYDMSEEDIRAFNPNGIILSGGPESVYVEGSPRAPEVVFNLGVPVLGICYGLQTMSQQLGGKVEPGDVHEFGYAEVDIQVRDKLIGDLEDSADKLKVWMSHGDKVTAIPEGFQVTASTPSCPFAMVSDEARRFYGIQFHPEVTHTAKGKELLSNFVHNICGCRSLWNSENIIDLRVEQLRAQIGDQKVLLGLSGGVDSSVVAALLHKAIGDQLTCVFVDNGLLRLNEGEQVMDMFAKNMGIRVIRADAEDRFLSALAGEVDPEKKRKIIGREFIEVFAEEARKLDGVNFLAQGTIYPDVIESAATKNGKAHVIKSHHNVGGLPEDLAFELVEPIRDLFKDEVRKLGTTLGLPYEMLYRHPFPGPGLGVRILGEVKKEYADILRLADDIFMQELRASGWYDKTAQAFAVFQPVKSVGVVGDGRRYAWVIALRAVETVDFMTARFAHLPYDLVDKISTRIMNEIAEVSRVVYDVSSKPPATIEWE from the coding sequence ATGACTACCAATACTCAAATCACTGAAGATCGTATCCTGATTTTGGATTTCGGATCTCAATACAGTCAGCTCATTGCACGTCGCGTACGTGAAGCTGGCGTATATTCTGAAATGTTTGCCTATGACATGTCTGAAGAAGACATTCGTGCATTTAATCCAAACGGTATCATCCTTTCAGGTGGTCCAGAAAGCGTTTATGTTGAAGGTAGCCCACGCGCTCCTGAAGTTGTATTCAACTTAGGCGTTCCTGTATTGGGTATCTGCTACGGTCTACAAACCATGTCACAACAACTTGGCGGTAAAGTAGAGCCAGGTGATGTACATGAATTTGGTTATGCAGAAGTAGACATTCAAGTTCGTGATAAATTGATTGGCGATCTTGAAGACTCTGCTGACAAACTTAAAGTTTGGATGAGTCACGGCGATAAAGTGACTGCGATCCCTGAAGGCTTCCAAGTGACTGCAAGCACACCAAGCTGCCCATTCGCAATGGTGTCTGATGAAGCTCGTCGTTTCTACGGTATTCAGTTCCACCCAGAAGTAACTCACACTGCTAAAGGTAAAGAGTTATTGTCTAACTTCGTACACAACATTTGTGGTTGCCGTAGTCTTTGGAACTCTGAAAACATTATCGACCTTCGTGTTGAACAACTTCGCGCACAAATTGGCGATCAAAAAGTTCTTCTTGGTCTTTCAGGTGGTGTGGATTCATCTGTTGTTGCTGCACTTTTACATAAAGCGATTGGCGATCAATTGACTTGTGTATTCGTGGACAACGGCTTACTTCGTTTGAATGAAGGCGAGCAAGTGATGGACATGTTTGCGAAAAACATGGGTATCCGTGTGATCCGCGCTGATGCTGAAGATCGCTTCTTGTCTGCGCTTGCAGGTGAAGTTGATCCTGAGAAAAAACGTAAAATCATCGGTCGTGAATTCATTGAAGTGTTCGCTGAAGAAGCACGTAAACTTGATGGCGTAAACTTCCTTGCACAAGGTACGATTTACCCTGACGTGATCGAATCTGCTGCGACTAAAAATGGTAAAGCACATGTGATTAAATCGCACCATAACGTGGGTGGTTTACCAGAAGATTTAGCATTTGAATTGGTTGAACCCATCCGTGACTTGTTTAAAGATGAAGTGCGTAAATTGGGTACGACTTTAGGTCTTCCTTACGAAATGCTTTACCGTCATCCATTCCCAGGTCCAGGTCTAGGTGTTCGTATTTTGGGTGAAGTGAAAAAAGAATATGCTGACATTCTTCGTTTAGCAGATGACATTTTCATGCAAGAACTTCGTGCAAGCGGTTGGTATGACAAAACTGCTCAAGCATTTGCGGTATTCCAACCTGTGAAATCTGTAGGTGTTGTGGGTGATGGTCGCCGTTATGCATGGGTAATTGCACTTCGTGCGGTTGAAACTGTGGACTTTATGACTGCACGTTTCGCTCACCTTCCATACGACTTAGTCGATAAGATCTCGACTCGTATCATGAATGAAATTGCTGAAGTTTCTCGTGTTGTTTATGACGTATCGTCTAAACCACCTGCAACAATTGAATGGGAGTAA
- a CDS encoding NirD/YgiW/YdeI family stress tolerance protein, which yields MKQSIWAALLLSGAMMATTAWAKSDVAIIQEAKTNVVTVAQAHKMKDKTGVTLTGQIVRQITLHEDDFEFRDKTGSIVLDIDDDLWEPLNLKAGDKVRVIGEVDTHIKKPTEIEVVRIERIK from the coding sequence ATGAAGCAATCGATTTGGGCAGCACTGCTTTTGTCAGGCGCGATGATGGCAACGACTGCATGGGCAAAATCAGATGTGGCAATTATTCAAGAAGCCAAAACCAATGTGGTAACTGTTGCTCAAGCACATAAAATGAAAGACAAAACTGGTGTGACATTGACAGGGCAAATTGTCCGTCAAATTACCTTGCATGAAGACGACTTTGAGTTCCGTGATAAAACAGGCTCGATCGTACTCGATATTGATGATGATTTATGGGAGCCTTTAAACCTTAAAGCAGGGGATAAAGTCCGCGTAATTGGTGAAGTGGATACCCACATTAAAAAGCCGACAGAAATTGAAGTGGTTCGCATTGAACGAATCAAATAA
- a CDS encoding TetR/AcrR family transcriptional regulator, translated as MTALDTTENKTVKTASKERQFKGLSMAERQQARREKLIEAGIEAYGTHGFFSVTVKDICNQAKLTERYFYESFKKSEQLFQAIFLKLIDELQHNVMQAIMQNSGDPEKMIKAGLTALLTTLKDNPKMARIIYIDAMLVQELHNQATIQETMQRFDRMIHAFVMLMMPNLKRTDGEIALVATGLNGYVTQIAIRWVMSGFKQSMDDVLSSCSIVFMALLESFSEQAE; from the coding sequence ATGACAGCATTGGATACTACAGAAAATAAAACCGTCAAAACTGCCAGCAAAGAACGCCAGTTTAAAGGACTTTCTATGGCGGAACGCCAACAGGCACGCCGAGAAAAACTGATTGAAGCTGGGATCGAAGCCTACGGCACTCATGGCTTTTTTTCCGTGACAGTCAAAGACATCTGTAACCAAGCCAAGCTGACTGAACGTTATTTTTATGAGTCTTTTAAAAAGAGTGAGCAACTGTTCCAAGCCATCTTTTTAAAGTTAATTGATGAATTGCAACACAATGTGATGCAGGCAATCATGCAAAACTCAGGCGATCCTGAAAAAATGATTAAAGCGGGTCTGACTGCACTTCTGACCACCTTAAAAGATAATCCCAAAATGGCACGCATTATTTATATTGATGCCATGCTGGTTCAAGAATTACATAATCAAGCAACCATCCAAGAAACTATGCAAAGGTTTGATCGTATGATTCATGCCTTTGTGATGCTGATGATGCCCAATCTGAAACGTACTGACGGCGAAATTGCCTTAGTGGCAACTGGTTTAAATGGTTACGTCACTCAGATTGCCATTCGTTGGGTCATGAGTGGCTTTAAGCAGTCGATGGATGATGTGCTTTCTTCATGCAGTATCGTATTTATGGCGTTATTGGAAAGCTTTTCTGAACAAGCTGAATGA